A stretch of the Lactuca sativa cultivar Salinas chromosome 9, Lsat_Salinas_v11, whole genome shotgun sequence genome encodes the following:
- the LOC122195856 gene encoding 30S ribosomal protein S7, chloroplastic produces MLINSILKHGKKSLAYQIIYRAVKKIQQKIETNPLSVLRQAIHGVTPGIAVKARRVGGSTQQVPIEIRSTQGKALVIRWLLATSRKRPGQNMAFKLSSELLKNPSSSNPPPSIFSHPSSSLP; encoded by the coding sequence ATGTTGATTAACAGTATTCTGAAACACGGAAAAAAATCATTGGCTTATCAAATTATCTATCGAGCCGTGAAAAAGATTCAACAAAAGATAGAAACAAATCCACTATCTGTTTTACGTCAAGCAATACATGGAGTAACTCCGGGTATAGCAGTAAAAGCAAGACGTGTAGGTGGATCGACTCAGCAAGTTCCCATTGAAATAAGATCCACACAAGGAAAAGCACTTGTCATTCGTTGGTTATTAGCGACATCCCGAAAACGTCCGGGTCAAAATATGGCTTTCAAATTAAGTTCCGAATTACTCAAGAACCCCTCATCGTCAAATCCACCACCATCCATCTTCAGCCACCCCTCATCCTCGCTCCCTTGA